The Argentina anserina chromosome 3, drPotAnse1.1, whole genome shotgun sequence genome includes a region encoding these proteins:
- the LOC126789473 gene encoding LOW QUALITY PROTEIN: pollen receptor-like kinase 6 (The sequence of the model RefSeq protein was modified relative to this genomic sequence to represent the inferred CDS: inserted 3 bases in 2 codons; substituted 1 base at 1 genomic stop codon) gives MAHQGGDGKENMEDHVPQHHGEVVEVHVPSSNSRSIGSTTASTAPAAMSRSASTKKAGNSKKGSHSGKINNGGNSNELLMVNDQRGTFGLLDLMKAAAEVLGNGGLGSAYKAXIXDMNRLGREGFEAEMRRFGRLRHKNILTPLAYHYRREEKLLISDYITKGSLLYVLHGDRGVSHSELTWATRLRIIQGVASGIEFLHTEFAAYDLPHGNLKSSNILLNDDYEPVLNDYALFPLMNPSNAAQAMFAFKTPEYIESQQISPKSDVYCLGIVILEILTGKFPSQYRSNGKGGIDVVQWVQSATAEQREQELLDPEIESNAESVKQMLQPLKIGADCTEXKLDQRPDMTEAIRRILEVQA, from the exons atggcacATCAAG GCGGAGATGGGAAGGAGAACATGGAGGATCATGTGCCTCAACACCATGGGGAGGTGGTTGAAGTTCATGTTCCGAGCTCTAATAGCAGGAGTATAGGTAGCACTACTGCTAGTACTGCGCCGGCCGCAATGTCAAGGTCGGCCAGTACGAAGAAAGCTGGGAATTCCAAGAAGGGTTCACATAGCGGGAAGATTAATAATGGAGGGAATAGCAATGAGTTGTTGATGGTGAATGACCAGAGAGGCACGTTTGGATTGCTGGATTTGATGAAAGCTGCCGCAGAGGTTTTGGGGAATGGAGGATTGGGCTCAGCTTACAAAGCATGAAT GGATATGAATAGATTAGGGAGAGAGGGGTTTGAAGCTGAGATGAGAAGGTTCGGAAGATTAAGGCATAAGAATATCTTGACTCCCTTGGCTTACCATTATAGGAGAGAAGAGAAGCTGTTGATTTCAGATTACATTACTAAAGGCAGCTTATTGTATGTTTTGCATG GCGATCGAGGAGTATCTCATTCAGAGCTGACCTGGGCTACTCGTTTGAGGATTATCCAAGGTGTTGCGAGTGGGATAGAGTTTCTGCATACTGAATTTGCAGCCTATGATTTGCCCCATGGAAATCTCAAGTCAAGCAATATTCTTTTAAATGATGATTATGAGCCAGTTCTCAATGACTATGCTTTATTTCCACTAATGAATCCAAGCAATGCCGCGCAAGCAATGTTTGCTTTTAAGACACCAGAGTACATAGAGTCCCAGCAAATATCTCCAAAATCTGATGTTTATTGTCTAGGAATAGTCATTCTCGAAATCCTTACCGGAAAATTCCCATCTCAGTATCGAAGCAATGGCAAAGGTGGGATTGATGTTGTTCAATGGGTGCAGTCAGCAACGGCCGAGCAGAGAGAGCAAGAGCTTCTAGACCCAGAGATTGAAAGCAATGCAGAATCAGTGAAGCAGATGCTGCAGCCTCTTAAAATCGGAGCTGATTGCACTG ATAAACTTGATCAAAGACCTGACATGACGGAGGCCATTAGGAGGATACTCGAGGTACAAGCCTGA
- the LOC126788194 gene encoding L-ascorbate oxidase homolog translates to MREIYYFCIALVLVLVHGANAEDPYKFLTWKITYGDIYPLGVKQQGILINNQFPGPQIDAVTNMNLVISVFNYLSEPFLLSWDGIQQRRNSWQDGMYGTNCPILPGRNFTYNIQVKDQIGSFFYFPSFLFHKAAGGFGGIRIWSRPKIPVPFPNPAGDHTVLAGDWFKTNHYILRRYFLERGRNLPLPDGLLINGRGWNGYTFNVEPGRTYRFRISNVGLTTSLNFRIQGHKMKLVEVEGSHTLQNTYDALDIHLGQSYSVLVTADQPAQDYYVVVSSRFTTKILTTTAILHYTNSRKGVSGPIPWGPTNEVAWSLNQARSIRWNLTASGPRPNPQGSYHYGMIKPARTIMLGNSAPWINGKQRYAVNGVSYVPADTPLKLADYFNIPGVYNLGSIPTNPPGGNGGYLQTSVMHANFREFVEIVFQNWEDSVQSWHIDGYSFFVLGMDGGQWTQASRARYNLRDTVARSTVQVYPKSWTAISLTLDNVGMWNVRSQNWARQYLGQQFYLRVYSPAHSWRDELPIPRNAILCGRARGRHTRPL, encoded by the exons atgagagagatTTACTATTTTTGCATTGCTTTGGTTCTGGTTTTAGTTCATGGTGCTAATGCTGAAGACCCATATAAGTTTCTCACCTGGAAAATCACCTATGGCGACATTTATCCTCTTGGTGTTAAGCAACAG GGGATCTTGATTAATAACCAATTTCCAGGGCCACAGATTGATGCagtgacaaatatgaacttgGTTATCAGTGTGTTCAATTACCTGAGTGAAccatttcttctttcttg GGATGGTATACAGCAGAGAAGGAACTCATGGCAGGATGGAATGTATGGCACAAACTGTCCAATTTTACCAGGAAGGAACTTCACTTACAATATCCAAGTGAAGGATCAGATTGGGAGCTTCTTCTACTTTCCTTCATTTTTGTTTCACAAAGCTGCTGGTGGCTTTGGTGGCATCAGAATCTGGAGCCGTCCTAAGATTCCAGTTCCTTTCCCCAATCCTGCTGGAGACCACACTGTACTAGCCGGCGACTGGTTCAAAACTAATCATTAT ATACTGAGACGATACTTCTTGGAGCGTGGTCGAAATCTTCCCTTGCCTGATGGTCTACTCATCAACGGTCGTGGATGGAATGGATACACATTCAATGTTGAACCAG GCAGGACTTATAGGTTTAGGATATCAAATGTAGGGCTTACAACATCCCTTAACTTCCGAATTCAAGGGCATAAGATGAAATTGGTGGAGGTAGAAGGATCACATACACTTCAGAACACATATGATGCACTTGACATCCATCTGGGCCAGTCGTATTCTGTCTTGGTTACAGCTGATCAGCCTGCTCAAGACTACTATGTGGTCGTTTCTTCACGCTTCACCACCAAGATACTCACCACCACAGCCATTCTTCACTACACCAATTCACGCAAGGGAGTTTCAGGTCCTATCCCTTGGGGGCCTACCAACGAGGTTGCTTGGTCCCTCAACCAAGCAAGATCTATACG ATGGAATTTGACAGCTAGTGGACCTAGGCCTAATCCTCAAGGCTCATACCACTATGGAATGATAAAGCCAGCCAGGACAATTATGCTTGGAAACTCTGCACCCTGGATCAATGGCAAGCAGAGGTATGCTGTCAACGGTGTCTCCTATGTTCCAGCAGACACTCCTTTGAAACTCGCTGATTACTTCAACATTCCGGGAGTATACAATCTTGGAAGCATTCCTACCAATCCTCCAGGAGGAAATGGTGGCTACCTGCAAACCTCAGTCATGCACGCCAATTTCCGAGAATTTGTAGAGATTGTATTCCAAAATTGGGAAGACTCAGTGCAATCATGGCACATTGATGGCTATTCATTCTTTGTACTGGG GATGGATGGAGGACAATGGACTCAGGCAAGTAGAGCACGTTACAATCTGAGAGACACGGTTGCGCGCTCCACTGTTCAG GTGTATCCAAAGTCATGGACTGCAATCTCACTGACATTGGACAACGTGGGAATGTGGAATGTGAGGTCTCAAAACTGGGCAAGGCAGTACTTGGGACAACAGTTCTATCTGAGAGTATACTCTCCTGCTCATTCATGGAGAGATGAATTACCAATTCCAAGAAATGCTATTCTTTGTGGCAGGGCAAGAGGTCGCCACACTAGGCCTCTCTAA
- the LOC126788192 gene encoding uncharacterized protein LOC126788192: protein MVKKKMKLSSQGPYVTLDNGLVKLTVVKPQGYITGIAYGGMDNLLDPKSKETSRGYWDINWNLPGGQDIYDLLKGAEYSVVQMNKECLEVSFKNTYDSTSVRGTNLPLSVDIRYIVRTGVSGFYCYGIYERPSGCPAVDIAQTRLVFKLRKEKFHYMAITDEKQRVMPMPEDLLPDRGKQLIVPESVLLVNPINPDLKGEVDDKYMYSMDNKDSGVHGWIGSGPIVGFWTIFPSQEFRNGGPTKQNLTVHTGPTCLAMFQGTHYLGLDMVAQFDEGETWKKVFGPVFIYLNSTLDASNAHNLWTDAKKQRLFEETLWPYDFVSSPNYVAAKDRGSVSGRLLAQDRYVSSSLIPAKSAYIGLSVATTAGSWQLESKGYQFWVQTDSNGNFTIKNVIPGIYGLHGWVPGFMGDYLNNERIAISEGKHTELGNLTYAPPRDGPTVWEIGFPDRTAIGDFVPDVNPMYVNKLFINSPEKYRQYGLWDRYTDIHPEHDQIYTIGISNPKTDWFFAHVDRRRPGNKYVPTTWTIKFNLNSVTTGTYQLRLSIASATRSDLEVHVNHMDTGHLVFQELNLGTDNTVCRHGIHGFYCLFSANFPSTLLVKGDNSIFLTQARGGDSLCGVLYDYLRLEAPATPENPKSLYPPIE, encoded by the exons AtggtgaagaagaaaatgaaactaaGCAGCCAAGGACCTTAT GTTACATTGGACAATGGGTTGGTGAAGCTTACAGTTGTGAAGCCTCAAGGGTATATAACTGGCATTGCTTATGGAGGAATGGACAACCTTCTAGATCCCAAGTCCAAAGAAACAAGCAGAGG ATATTGGGACATCAACTGGAATTTGCCAGGAGGCCAGGACATATACGATTT ACTAAAAGGAGCTGAATATAGTGTTGTGCAAATGAACAAAGAATGCttagaagtttcattcaagaACACTTATGATTCAACGTCAGTTCGGGGCACAAATTTGCCTCTCAGCGTAGACATAAG GTACATAGTAAGGACTGGTGTTTCAGGGTTCTACTGCTATGGAATCTATGAGCGCCCATCTGGCTGTCCCGCTGTTGATATTGCTCAGACAAGACTGGTGTTTAAGCTGAGAAAAGAGAA GTTTCACTACATGGCAATAACAGATGAGAAACAAAGGGTAATGCCAATGCCTGAAGATCTGCTTCCAGATAGAGGCAAGCAACTCATTGTACCAGAGTCAGTTCTGCTAGTGAATCCCATAAATCCAGATCTCAAAGGGGAG GTTGATGATAAGTATATGTATTCAATGGACAACAAAGATAGTGGAGTCCATGGATGGATAGGTTCCGGCCCCATTGTCGGATTTTGGACCATCTTTCCGAGCCAGGAGTTCAGAAATGGAGGACCTACAAAGCAAAACCTCACAGTTCACACTGGTCCAACCTGCCTTGCA ATGTTTCAAGGAACACATTATCTTGGATTAGATATGGTAGCTCAATTCGATGAGGGAGAGACATGGAAGAAGGTGTTTGGACCTGTCTTTATATACCTAAACTCAACATTAGATGCATCAAATGCCCACAATTTATGGACAGATGCGAAAAAACAG AGGCTGTTTGAGGAGACACTGTGGCCGTATGATTTTGTCTCGTCACCCAACTACGTTGCTGCTAAAGACCGCGGTTCAGTTTCTGGGAGACTGTTAGCGCAGGATCG GTATGTTTCGAGTTCTCTCATTCCTGCTAAAAGTGCATATATTGGTCTCTCGGTTGCAACTACTGCAGGATCTTGGCAACTAGAAAGCAAG GGCTATCAGTTTTGGGTACAAACAGATTCTAATGGGAATTTTACTATCAAGAATGTGATCCCTGGAATATATGGACTTCATGGCTGGGTTCCTGGTTTCATGGGTGATTACCTTAACAATGAGCGGATCGCTATCTCTGAAG GAAAACACACAGAACTTGGAAATCTGACCTATGCTCCTCCCAGAGATGGACCGACAGTATGGGAGATTGGCTTCCCTGATCGGACAGCCATAGGTGACTTTGTACCCGATGTGAACCCAATGTATGTCAACAAGTTATTCATCAACAGCCCAGAAAA GTACAGACAATATGGCTTATGGGACAGATACACTGATATACACCCTGAACATGACCAGATCTACACAATAGGAATCAGTAATCCCAAAACAGACTGGTTCTTTGCTCATGTGGACAG GAGAAGGCCAGGGAATAAGTATGTTCCGACAACATGGACAATCAAGTTCAATCTCAATTCAGTAACTACTGGCACTTACCAGCTGAGACTGTCCATTGCTTCAGCAACCCGCTCAGACCTTGAG GTCCATGTTAACCATATGGATACAGGACACCTGGTATTTCAAGAGTTGAATCTAGGAACAGATAACACAGTTTGTCGACATGGAATTCATGGATTCTATTGTCTTTTcagcgccaattttccctcaaCATTACTTGTTAAGGGAGATAACTCCATTTTTCTCACACAGGCGAGGGGTGGAGATTCACTTTGTGGAGTTCTCTATGATTATCTAAGACTAGAAGCTCCAGCAACTCCAGAGAACCCCAAAAGCTTATACCCCCCTATTGAGTAG
- the LOC126789474 gene encoding uncharacterized protein LOC126789474 — MSWQCKKCTFLNPKTLSSPKPTCQICLSSPPQSPSSSSSSAPKWACKACTFLNPSKLSTCEVCETRAPISSFEDLSNERGDEVDDQVGSVLFPLQRCKRQRVEDPVEFAKKGWFFNLGLVAKDSATLNVLRGVKVSDEKKKKTTVSESTSSVESAKGDAKFSLFQGVKVSDKKATVSESTDSGVVLNTLKVLTYNVWFREDLEMHKRMKAIGDLILQHCPDVICFQEVTPDIYDIFRQSNWWKMYQCSIPNQMEILQPYFCMQLSKLQVKAFSCRPFSYSAMGRELCVAEVEVQGGKHLVVGTSHLESPCPGPPKWDQMYSKERVDQAKEALNFLKKNPNVIFCGDMNWDDKLDGQVPLPDNWLDAWAVLRPGEDGFTYDTKSNQMLMGNRSLRKRLDRFCCSLNDFRVSKIEMIGTKAIPGLSYIKEKKVKGEIKKLELAVLSSDHYGLLLTICGQ; from the exons ATGTCCTGGCAATGCAAAAAGTGCACCTTCCTCAACCCCAAAACCCTTTCATCTCCAAAACCCACCTGCCAAATCTGCCTCTCTTCACCACCCCAATCcccatcttcatcttcctcctctgctCCCAAATGGGCCTGCAAGGCCTGCACTTTCTTGAACCCTTCTAAACTCTCCACCTGTGAGGTCTGTGAGACAAGGGCACCCATCTCCAGCTTTGAGGATCTGAGTAATGAACGTGGAGATGAGGTTGATGATCAGGTGGGTTCTGTCTTATTTCCCTTGCAGAGGTGTAAGAGGCAGAGGGTTGAAGACCCAGTTGAGTTTGCTAAGAAAGGTTGGTTTTTTAATCtgggtttg GTTGCTAAGGATTCTGCTACCTTGAATGTGCTTAGAGGAGTTAAGGTATCtgatgagaagaagaagaagactactGTATCAG AGAGCACTAGTTCAGTTGAATCTGCAAAGGGTGATGCCAAATTCAGTTTGTTTCAAGGAGTCAAGGTGTCTGATAAGAAGGCTACTGTATCAG AGAGCACTGATTCTGGAGTGGTTTTGAATACTCTGAAGGTTTTGACTTACAATGTTTGGTTTCGGGAAGACTTAGAAATGCACAAGAGAATGAAAGCTATTGGTGACCTTATCCTGCAGCATTGCCCAGATGTCATTTGCTTTCAG GAGGTTACCCCTGATATATATGACATCTTTCGACAATCGAACTGGTGGAAAATGTACCAATGCTCAATTCCAAATCAGATGGAGATTTTGCAGCCTTACTTTTGCATGCAG TTAAGCAAACTGCAAGTGAAAGCCTTTAGCTGTAGACCCTTTTCATACTCTGCAATGGGGAGAGAACTCTGTGTTGCTGAGGTTGAGGTACAGGGGGGAAAACATCTTGTTGTTGGCACTAGCCATCTTGAGAGCCCTTGCCCAGGCCCTCCAAAATGGGATCAGATGTACAGCAAGGAACGTGTAGATCAGGCAAAGGAGGCCCTCAACTTTTTGAAGAAGAACCCAAATGTGATCTTTTGCGGGGACATGAATTGGGACGACAAGTTGGATGGCCAAGTTCCGTTGCCTGACAACTGGCTTGATGCTTGGGCTGTGTTACGGCCAGGGGAAGATGGATTTACTTATGATACCAAGTCCAACCAAATGTTGATGGGTAACAGATCACTGCGAAAGCGACTAGATCGGTTCTGTTGCTCTCTGAATGATTTCAGGGTGAGCAAAATTGAAATGATTGGGACAAAAGCAATCCCGGGTCTCTCATATATCAAGGAAAAGAAAGTGAAAGGGGAGATTAAGAAGCTGGAGCTTGCTGTGTTGTCCAGCGATCATTATGGCTTGCTTTTGACAATCTGTGGCCAGTAA